One window of Methanobacterium alkalithermotolerans genomic DNA carries:
- a CDS encoding class III signal peptide-containing protein: protein MDKKGQLSAEFILLVGFILVIVLIFASIAGDQSEVNSVVASAKQGASEAVSERVFVNNTATSVRVTTVTVTGNENKTIQIRLSKTISPEFKNFVLNSSLNAVDDLGFNRTGNVITSNRYQYTITIVP from the coding sequence ATGGATAAAAAAGGTCAACTATCGGCAGAATTCATATTATTAGTGGGCTTTATACTGGTAATAGTTTTGATATTTGCTTCAATTGCTGGTGATCAAAGTGAAGTGAATTCGGTAGTTGCTTCTGCAAAGCAAGGTGCTTCCGAGGCTGTTTCAGAGAGGGTTTTTGTAAATAATACTGCCACCTCGGTAAGGGTAACCACGGTAACAGTTACTGGTAATGAAAATAAAACCATACAGATTCGTTTATCTAAAACTATTAGTCCAGAATTTAAAAATTTTGTTTTAAATAGTTCTTTGAATGCCGTGGATGATTTAGGTTTCAACCGTACTGGTAATGTCATAACCAGCAATCGTTATCAATACACCATAACTATAGTTCCTTAA
- a CDS encoding DUF2101 family protein — MDIFNKFGDLLFKLFSLIGAGVIGITHIPQKLRGIDTKEVKENISNIRRESGIEEKISGIDLSKMKSQINNQINRDSIKEDLKNSNSSENINNSPVSDSPANEITFPALDKFSSQEKEQTILKLQIISGSFIVVSILYIFNFFSWILLILVGGVIVALSLYLLFKKVKLMYSEDFNAYRDFFLMYLAVGIVLVLVGDNPALSTAFPFQFLPSLSVLLFAVICVAVVFLVFRIRYHRNYTYGQVIEPGKKTAYVRVDYDIRSNVKPDIYIVENNNHSVAENEWVKLQLEGGLLSMNGNKPVSILDKLHPSS; from the coding sequence ATGGATATTTTTAACAAATTTGGCGACTTATTATTCAAACTCTTTTCATTAATTGGAGCAGGTGTTATTGGAATTACTCATATTCCCCAAAAATTAAGAGGTATTGATACAAAGGAAGTTAAGGAGAATATTTCCAATATCCGCAGGGAATCCGGGATAGAAGAAAAAATATCCGGTATTGATTTATCTAAAATGAAATCACAAATCAATAATCAGATTAACCGTGATTCAATTAAAGAAGATTTAAAAAACTCAAATTCAAGTGAAAATATTAATAATTCACCTGTTTCGGATTCTCCTGCTAATGAAATTACATTTCCCGCCCTGGATAAATTCAGTTCCCAGGAAAAAGAACAGACTATACTTAAACTCCAGATAATATCCGGTTCATTTATAGTGGTATCCATACTCTATATTTTCAACTTCTTTTCCTGGATATTATTAATCCTGGTGGGAGGAGTAATTGTGGCTTTAAGCTTATACCTTTTATTTAAAAAGGTTAAACTAATGTATTCTGAGGATTTCAATGCTTACCGGGATTTCTTTTTAATGTACCTGGCAGTGGGAATTGTCCTGGTACTGGTGGGCGACAACCCTGCTCTATCTACCGCTTTTCCCTTCCAGTTTTTACCATCACTCTCAGTTTTACTCTTTGCAGTAATCTGTGTAGCGGTAGTCTTTCTGGTATTTCGTATACGCTATCACCGTAACTATACTTATGGCCAGGTCATTGAACCAGGCAAAAAAACGGCCTATGTCCGGGTGGATTATGATATACGATCCAATGTAAAACCAGATATCTACATTGTGGAAAATAATAACCATTCTGTGGCAGAAAATGAGTGGGTAAAACTCCAGCTGGAGGGTGGTTTACTGAGTATGAATGGCAATAAGCCGGTGAGTATACTGGATAAACTCCATCCATCATCCTGA
- a CDS encoding class III signal peptide-containing protein, with protein MIRMDKRGQLSVEYLLLVLIILIILGTVTIPLIGNSIDASMDVSMVSDAKTAVESISSAADIVYSNGPGSRRTMDIYIPQGTNLNTANNIVGMNITYSEGTKFVNSTVNYRLNNATTAVSKGWYRVTVNWVIGRNYLDVALTQI; from the coding sequence ATGATAAGAATGGACAAGAGAGGACAGCTTTCAGTGGAGTATTTACTGCTTGTTTTGATTATTTTAATTATTTTAGGAACGGTGACCATTCCCTTAATTGGAAATTCTATTGATGCTAGTATGGATGTATCCATGGTCTCTGATGCAAAAACCGCAGTGGAGAGTATTTCCAGTGCAGCAGATATAGTTTACTCCAATGGACCCGGTTCCAGAAGGACCATGGATATCTATATCCCCCAGGGTACTAATCTCAATACTGCCAATAATATTGTGGGCATGAATATAACTTATTCTGAAGGGACTAAATTTGTTAATTCCACTGTAAATTATCGTTTAAATAATGCCACCACTGCAGTAAGCAAGGGATGGTATCGGGTAACCGTAAACTGGGTTATTGGAAGAAATTATCTGGATGTGGCTTTAACTCAAATTTAA
- a CDS encoding A24 family peptidase C-terminal domain-containing protein, with protein sequence MIYNIPLLCTIIAILACLYASYSDIKEGVISNKLTFPLIGLGLLLNGIFSILTGFYIFIIYGVIFTAFIFGLGYLFWRLGAWAGGDVKLFTALAALLPFQPFIVNYTMFGFNLPLVATYPFPLTVIVNSILSTLPFLLLFVFYIGYREKPQVLQELISPLKDYKETLLRTLIITSAATLSLLLLPFIPFQFILLSLIIILVLVLVISKLPDYVKATVIILTMAYALYDNWELTLTGIIILFLVLTLIGIIKKLLTSVNKEALQDDLKIKGLKEGMISAYSLYEREGEYYFDEEGVLSKIKSSAKKGDLTGMSMPEGKLIIGTLAAGLTPDNIKLLMKLRDEGKIEDSFRVKRGVPFAPAILIGLLISLILGDLAFIVLRLIQSFT encoded by the coding sequence ATGATCTACAATATTCCTCTATTATGTACCATAATTGCTATTTTAGCCTGCCTGTATGCATCTTACTCTGATATAAAGGAGGGAGTGATTTCCAACAAACTCACCTTCCCCTTAATTGGATTGGGACTTCTCCTTAACGGAATATTTTCCATTTTAACTGGTTTTTATATTTTCATAATTTATGGTGTAATTTTCACTGCATTTATCTTTGGTTTAGGATACCTTTTCTGGAGATTAGGTGCCTGGGCAGGAGGAGATGTTAAATTATTCACGGCTTTAGCTGCTCTTCTACCTTTCCAACCTTTTATTGTAAATTATACTATGTTTGGATTTAATCTACCTCTTGTGGCAACTTACCCCTTCCCGTTAACTGTGATTGTAAATAGTATACTATCCACTCTGCCTTTTTTACTCTTATTTGTGTTCTATATAGGTTACCGGGAAAAACCACAGGTACTCCAGGAACTGATTTCACCGTTAAAGGATTATAAAGAAACCCTGCTGCGCACCCTGATAATTACCTCTGCTGCCACCCTATCCCTCTTGCTTTTACCTTTTATACCTTTCCAGTTTATTCTACTTTCACTTATTATTATCCTGGTCCTGGTTCTGGTGATATCTAAACTACCAGATTATGTAAAGGCCACGGTTATCATTTTAACCATGGCATATGCCTTATATGATAACTGGGAACTAACTCTCACTGGAATAATTATTTTATTTTTAGTTCTCACCCTTATTGGCATCATCAAGAAATTATTAACCTCGGTTAATAAGGAAGCTCTTCAGGATGATTTAAAAATCAAGGGTTTAAAAGAGGGTATGATCTCTGCATATAGTTTATATGAAAGGGAAGGCGAATACTATTTTGATGAGGAGGGGGTTTTAAGTAAAATTAAATCTTCAGCCAAAAAAGGTGATTTAACCGGGATGAGTATGCCTGAGGGTAAATTGATTATAGGTACCCTGGCAGCTGGTCTTACCCCGGATAATATTAAGCTTTTAATGAAATTAAGGGATGAAGGAAAAATTGAAGATAGTTTCCGGGTAAAAAGGGGAGTACCCTTTGCACCGGCCATTTTAATCGGTCTTTTAATATCCCTGATTCTGGGGGACCTGGCCTTTATAGTTCTTAGACTCATACAGAGTTTTACCTAG
- the pyrG gene encoding glutamine hydrolyzing CTP synthase, producing the protein MIHLAKYIVVTGGVVSSIGKGITAASIGRILRSYGLEVTAIKIDPYLNWDSGTLNPYQHGEVFVTDDGMETDLDLGHYERFLDVNLSGESNITTGKVYHSVINKERKGSYLGSCVQIIPHITDEIKQMIRKIDTQSQADVVLVEVGGTVGDIESQPFLEALRQLRNEEGHDNVMFVHVTYVPYLKAAGEFKTKPTQHSTKELRSTGINPDMIICRSEKPIDNPLKRKIAHFCDVEPTAVINAPDVPSIYEVPLVMDRENVGKYVIERIKLGVGEDSHDLSQWRDIVKSLQKEEPVLKVGIVGKYIELEDSYISIRESLKHAAAHIGAKVDIQWISAEETIDLAKLKQLDSILIPGGFGERGISGKLEAVGYCLENQLPLFGICLGMQCMVIEFARMQGLEEAHSTEFLEDSPFPVIDMMEEQKKIKHMGGTMRLGSYDCKLANGTLAHQAYQQDIVQERHRHRFELNNEFRDQLKEEGLIISGTSPDDFLVEIIELKDHPWFLGCQFHPEFKSRPNRAHPLFVSFMQATLDHKKK; encoded by the coding sequence TTGATTCATCTGGCTAAATATATCGTGGTAACCGGTGGTGTGGTAAGTTCAATTGGAAAAGGAATTACTGCTGCATCTATTGGGAGAATTTTAAGATCTTATGGATTGGAAGTAACGGCAATTAAAATTGATCCTTATTTAAATTGGGATTCAGGGACTCTTAATCCTTATCAACACGGAGAAGTATTTGTGACTGATGATGGAATGGAAACTGATCTGGATTTAGGACACTACGAACGATTCCTGGATGTTAATCTTTCCGGAGAATCCAATATAACCACTGGAAAGGTATATCATTCCGTAATAAATAAGGAGAGAAAGGGTTCTTATCTGGGATCCTGTGTGCAGATTATACCGCATATCACCGATGAAATCAAACAAATGATTCGTAAAATCGACACCCAGAGCCAGGCCGATGTGGTGTTAGTAGAAGTGGGAGGTACCGTAGGTGATATTGAAAGCCAACCCTTTTTAGAAGCACTAAGGCAACTGCGTAATGAAGAAGGTCATGACAATGTCATGTTTGTCCATGTAACCTATGTTCCCTACTTAAAAGCTGCAGGAGAATTTAAAACCAAGCCCACCCAGCATTCCACCAAGGAACTACGCAGCACAGGTATTAACCCGGACATGATTATTTGCCGGAGTGAAAAACCAATAGATAATCCCTTAAAAAGGAAGATAGCTCATTTTTGTGATGTGGAACCCACAGCAGTTATCAATGCTCCGGATGTACCCTCTATCTACGAGGTACCTCTGGTAATGGATCGGGAAAATGTGGGTAAATACGTTATTGAAAGAATTAAGTTAGGGGTGGGAGAAGATAGCCATGATCTTTCCCAGTGGAGAGATATTGTTAAATCCCTGCAAAAAGAAGAACCAGTATTAAAGGTAGGAATAGTGGGAAAATACATCGAATTAGAAGACTCCTATATTTCCATACGTGAATCCCTTAAACACGCTGCAGCCCACATAGGGGCTAAAGTTGACATTCAATGGATTAGTGCTGAAGAAACAATTGACTTAGCAAAACTTAAACAACTGGACTCCATCCTCATACCAGGAGGCTTTGGAGAAAGGGGAATTTCTGGAAAGCTGGAAGCGGTAGGCTATTGCCTGGAAAATCAATTACCTCTTTTTGGTATTTGTCTGGGTATGCAGTGTATGGTTATAGAGTTTGCCCGGATGCAGGGTCTAGAAGAAGCTCACAGTACGGAATTTCTGGAAGATTCACCCTTCCCGGTAATTGATATGATGGAAGAACAGAAAAAAATCAAGCACATGGGGGGTACCATGCGCCTGGGATCCTATGATTGCAAACTGGCAAATGGTACCCTGGCCCACCAGGCTTACCAGCAGGACATAGTCCAGGAAAGGCACCGGCACCGTTTTGAACTTAATAATGAATTCCGGGACCAGTTAAAAGAAGAGGGACTTATTATTTCAGGTACTTCTCCGGATGACTTTTTAGTGGAGATAATAGAACTAAAAGACCATCCCTGGTTTTTAGGCTGCCAGTTCCATCCTGAATTTAAATCACGTCCCAACCGGGCCCACCCTCTATTTGTATCCTTTATGCAGGCCACCCTGGACCATAAGAAAAAATAA
- a CDS encoding cofactor-independent phosphoglycerate mutase, whose protein sequence is MKYVVLIGDGMADYPLQELNNQTPLQVSHKPHMDEVAHQGINGLIKTIPQGMPPGSDVANLSIMGYNPQKYYTGRGPLEAASMGVDIGNKIAFRCNLITENKGILEDFNAGHISSLEAEILIKTLNKELNTGKFHAGISYRHLFLYDEKISGSFKTTPPHDIVGSPIKDYLIPEDNPPAHTLNNLILDSKKVLENHPVNEERIKQGKKPANMIWLWGQGGKPHMESFKDKYGLKGSTITGVDLIKGLGVYLGLNNINVPGATGYFDTDYKAKGEYGVEALKDHDLLFIHVEAPDEAGHAGDITEKIKAIEQIDAKILGPLLDNLPSYEDFALALLPDHATPIPIKTHTMDPIPCAIYSSLNKGDGVSKYDEFSAKSGSLQLDYAYQLIHKLMSL, encoded by the coding sequence ATGAAGTACGTAGTTTTAATTGGGGATGGAATGGCGGATTACCCTCTACAAGAACTTAATAATCAAACCCCTTTACAAGTATCCCACAAACCCCATATGGATGAAGTAGCCCACCAGGGAATAAATGGGCTGATTAAAACCATACCACAGGGTATGCCACCAGGATCAGATGTGGCCAACCTTTCTATCATGGGTTATAATCCCCAAAAATATTATACTGGTCGGGGACCACTGGAAGCTGCCAGTATGGGGGTGGATATTGGTAATAAAATTGCCTTTAGATGTAACTTAATTACGGAAAATAAAGGGATTCTGGAAGATTTTAATGCCGGGCACATATCCAGCTTAGAAGCAGAAATCCTGATTAAAACCTTAAATAAAGAATTAAATACAGGAAAGTTTCATGCAGGTATCAGTTACCGTCATTTATTTTTATATGATGAAAAGATTTCCGGCTCTTTTAAAACCACTCCTCCCCATGATATTGTAGGTAGCCCTATTAAGGATTATTTGATTCCTGAGGATAATCCCCCGGCCCATACATTAAATAATTTAATTCTGGATTCTAAAAAGGTTCTAGAGAACCATCCTGTTAATGAGGAACGTATTAAACAGGGTAAAAAACCAGCCAACATGATCTGGTTATGGGGTCAGGGTGGAAAACCACATATGGAATCATTTAAAGATAAATATGGGCTTAAAGGCTCTACCATAACTGGAGTGGATTTAATTAAAGGACTGGGAGTTTATCTGGGATTGAATAATATTAATGTACCAGGGGCCACAGGATACTTTGACACCGATTATAAGGCTAAGGGTGAATATGGAGTGGAAGCTTTAAAAGATCATGACCTGCTTTTTATACATGTGGAAGCTCCTGATGAAGCAGGACATGCTGGTGATATCACCGAAAAAATAAAGGCCATAGAACAAATAGATGCTAAAATCTTAGGGCCTTTACTGGATAATCTACCTTCTTATGAGGACTTTGCCCTGGCTCTTTTACCTGATCACGCCACCCCTATTCCCATTAAAACCCATACCATGGATCCAATTCCCTGTGCTATTTATTCTTCTTTGAATAAGGGGGATGGGGTATCTAAATATGATGAATTTTCAGCTAAATCCGGGTCTCTACAACTGGATTATGCCTATCAGTTAATCCATAAACTGATGTCTTTGTAA
- a CDS encoding homoserine dehydrogenase → MRICLMGFGAVGQGVARVISMKNDYLNDKYGLDLKLVAVTDTSGSAISSEGLDVDLLLETKALTGKVCKYPEFGIPDLKNSKTMDMVDYDVLLEVTPTNIEDAEPAKSLIIKALEDRKHVVTSNKGPLALFYKELMSLARENNVQFKYEASVGGAMPIINFAHDTLPGCEIESILGILNGTTNFILSRMTREGSSYEHTLQEAQALGIAETDPTQDVEGTDAACKTVILANSILGTDFTLEDVKVEGISHITSEAIALAKKDGYLIKLIAEVSPYSLSVSPRLVKEDSPYAVDGTLNMATLKTDLADEVTVVGLGAGSLETASAILSDLVNIWKKT, encoded by the coding sequence ATGCGTATATGTTTAATGGGATTTGGAGCAGTTGGCCAGGGAGTAGCCCGGGTCATATCCATGAAAAATGATTATTTAAATGATAAATATGGCCTGGACTTGAAGTTAGTGGCTGTAACTGATACTTCTGGTTCAGCAATATCCTCCGAAGGTCTGGATGTGGATTTACTATTAGAAACTAAAGCTCTGACTGGAAAGGTTTGCAAATACCCTGAATTTGGAATCCCTGACTTGAAAAATTCCAAAACCATGGATATGGTGGACTACGATGTACTCCTGGAGGTAACTCCTACCAATATCGAAGATGCCGAGCCAGCTAAATCCTTAATAATAAAAGCTCTAGAAGATAGAAAGCATGTGGTTACTTCTAATAAAGGACCCCTGGCATTATTTTATAAGGAACTCATGAGCTTGGCCCGGGAAAATAATGTTCAATTTAAATATGAAGCATCAGTAGGAGGGGCCATGCCCATAATTAACTTTGCCCATGACACCTTACCTGGCTGTGAGATTGAATCTATTCTGGGTATTTTAAATGGAACCACCAACTTCATACTCTCCCGTATGACCCGGGAGGGTTCTTCCTATGAACATACCTTACAGGAAGCACAAGCCCTGGGAATTGCCGAAACAGACCCTACTCAAGATGTGGAAGGAACTGATGCTGCTTGTAAGACGGTTATACTTGCTAATTCTATTTTAGGAACGGATTTCACTCTGGAAGATGTGAAGGTGGAGGGTATTTCTCACATAACCTCTGAAGCCATAGCTTTGGCTAAAAAAGATGGTTATTTAATCAAATTAATTGCAGAAGTATCTCCTTATTCTCTTTCGGTATCCCCGCGATTGGTTAAAGAGGACTCACCCTATGCGGTGGACGGCACCCTGAATATGGCTACCTTGAAAACAGATCTGGCTGATGAAGTCACGGTGGTAGGCCTGGGAGCAGGATCACTGGAAACTGCTTCTGCTATTTTAAGTGACCTGGTTAATATCTGGAAAAAAACTTAG
- a CDS encoding ACT domain-containing protein produces MRTNLVLELQDVPGQLVGVLGPIGTLGANIVTVIHQRDIKTDKGMVPVQITIEGDQNTLDVVLKKLEELNIQVMAVDGIVLKEKITTLLIGNIVDRDVKDTMDNINSLEGVRVADLELKLSENNQDSSAKIVVEAEYGNRDIFIDKIEEIADIKDFKVINEV; encoded by the coding sequence ATGCGAACAAATTTGGTGCTGGAATTGCAGGATGTCCCCGGGCAGCTGGTGGGAGTCTTAGGTCCCATTGGAACTTTAGGTGCGAATATTGTAACTGTTATTCACCAGAGAGATATAAAAACAGATAAAGGGATGGTTCCAGTTCAAATAACTATTGAAGGGGATCAAAATACTCTGGATGTGGTCTTAAAGAAATTAGAAGAACTTAACATCCAGGTAATGGCCGTGGATGGTATAGTTTTAAAAGAAAAAATAACCACCCTCTTAATTGGAAATATTGTGGATCGAGATGTTAAGGACACCATGGATAATATAAACTCCTTAGAAGGAGTACGGGTGGCAGATCTGGAATTAAAATTATCGGAAAATAATCAGGATTCCTCTGCTAAAATTGTGGTAGAAGCTGAATATGGAAACCGGGACATATTCATAGATAAAATAGAGGAAATAGCAGATATTAAAGATTTCAAGGTTATCAACGAGGTTTAA
- the gatC gene encoding Asp-tRNA(Asn) amidotransferase subunit GatC, with protein MKIEKEAEKILEEFSRTLENIPELEETHYIVDNLNLTRQDIAYEKNPEKILRNAKVDEAGNIIAEKSKWVK; from the coding sequence ATGAAAATCGAAAAAGAAGCAGAAAAGATCCTGGAAGAATTTTCCCGTACACTGGAGAATATACCTGAACTGGAAGAAACCCACTACATTGTGGACAACCTTAACCTCACCCGGCAGGATATTGCCTATGAAAAAAATCCTGAAAAAATACTGCGCAATGCTAAGGTGGATGAAGCCGGAAATATCATTGCTGAGAAGAGTAAATGGGTTAAATAA
- the asnB gene encoding asparagine synthase (glutamine-hydrolyzing), giving the protein MCAIAGITGQDISIPLKRMLDTLKHRGIDDSGYWIEGNLLKGDICQINIPGANRGVGHHLLSIVGHESTQPLVDKDMVLVCNGEIYNYQELESCFNLELKTDSDCEVILKLVQKFQEDDLVLSLKRTMDELDGDYAFALIKGDELVVARDPVGVKPLYYGEIPSKYWAFASERKALWKIGIKEVHALLPGHVISNKKIFQLQKPFKDNLIALNQPPSKEILKKELLKSLINAVEKRTRGLEKAGLVFSGGVDSTLLALLLKKLRVETTLYTVGTENSPDMDYACQAAEFLDLELKTYVVDEDVVKSTLEPVINAIEEFNVMKIGVGMPLYLASSLASGDGLKVVLTGQGADELLGGYHRYLKDYASGKDYVQEVLKHDIENIYKVNLQRDDAVTMAHGVELRVPYLDREVIKVALDTPVDYKIQDENDPLRKHILREVAQDCGMPDFIALRPKKAAQYGSGIHKILIKKVLKNFDEESFLKDLRGF; this is encoded by the coding sequence ATGTGTGCTATAGCAGGAATCACCGGTCAGGATATATCCATCCCTCTTAAAAGGATGCTGGATACCTTAAAACATCGTGGAATAGATGATTCTGGATACTGGATTGAGGGGAACCTCCTAAAAGGAGACATATGTCAAATCAATATACCGGGAGCAAATCGCGGTGTGGGTCACCACCTATTATCCATAGTGGGTCATGAATCAACTCAGCCCCTGGTGGATAAAGACATGGTACTTGTGTGTAATGGTGAAATCTACAATTATCAAGAACTGGAATCATGTTTTAATCTGGAACTTAAAACCGATTCAGACTGTGAAGTGATATTAAAACTCGTCCAGAAATTCCAGGAAGATGATCTGGTCTTATCACTTAAAAGAACCATGGATGAATTAGATGGGGATTATGCATTTGCCCTAATAAAGGGAGATGAACTGGTAGTGGCCCGGGATCCGGTAGGGGTAAAACCACTCTACTATGGAGAAATACCATCTAAATATTGGGCTTTTGCCTCAGAACGTAAAGCCCTATGGAAAATAGGAATAAAAGAAGTGCATGCACTTTTACCCGGACATGTAATCTCTAATAAAAAAATATTTCAACTACAAAAACCATTTAAGGACAATCTAATTGCTTTAAATCAGCCTCCCAGTAAAGAAATCTTAAAAAAAGAGCTTTTAAAATCCCTGATAAATGCAGTGGAAAAAAGAACCAGAGGCCTTGAAAAGGCGGGGCTGGTTTTTTCTGGTGGGGTGGATAGCACCCTCCTGGCACTACTATTAAAAAAATTGAGGGTGGAAACTACACTGTATACGGTGGGAACCGAAAATTCACCGGACATGGATTATGCCTGCCAGGCAGCTGAATTTCTGGATTTGGAACTAAAAACCTATGTGGTGGATGAAGATGTGGTTAAATCCACTTTAGAACCGGTCATAAATGCCATAGAAGAATTTAATGTAATGAAAATAGGAGTAGGTATGCCTTTATATTTGGCATCTTCTTTAGCATCTGGTGATGGCCTTAAAGTGGTATTAACTGGTCAGGGTGCGGATGAACTCCTGGGGGGTTACCATCGTTATTTGAAGGACTATGCCTCAGGGAAAGATTATGTTCAGGAAGTTTTAAAGCATGATATAGAGAACATATATAAGGTTAACCTGCAAAGGGATGATGCAGTTACCATGGCCCATGGTGTGGAGCTTAGGGTTCCCTATCTGGATAGGGAAGTTATAAAAGTGGCCCTGGATACACCTGTGGACTATAAAATCCAGGATGAAAATGATCCTTTAAGAAAGCACATCCTCCGGGAGGTAGCCCAGGATTGTGGGATGCCGGACTTTATTGCTTTACGCCCCAAAAAAGCAGCTCAATATGGATCAGGGATTCATAAAATACTTATTAAAAAAGTACTTAAAAATTTTGATGAAGAATCCTTTTTGAAAGATTTAAGGGGCTTTTAG
- a CDS encoding transcriptional regulator → MKPPCEMVVWYVIPTIRSELAKELLKLGMKQKEISKLLDITQPAVSQYISDKRGHGIKFNDHIMAMIKEFAHDLKEETATQQDIIPRTCKICKMIKTEDVLCQIHKEKDKIPADCTACLGSDAKCS, encoded by the coding sequence GTGAAACCCCCCTGTGAAATGGTGGTATGGTATGTCATTCCCACCATAAGATCTGAACTTGCTAAAGAGTTACTTAAACTGGGTATGAAACAGAAAGAAATTTCTAAATTACTGGATATTACTCAGCCTGCTGTTTCTCAGTATATTAGTGATAAGCGAGGTCATGGTATTAAATTCAATGACCATATTATGGCCATGATTAAAGAATTTGCCCATGACTTAAAGGAAGAAACAGCCACCCAACAGGATATCATTCCCAGGACCTGCAAAATATGTAAGATGATTAAAACCGAGGATGTTCTATGCCAGATCCATAAAGAAAAAGATAAAATACCTGCAGACTGCACTGCTTGTTTGGGATCTGATGCAAAATGTAGTTGA
- a CDS encoding transcriptional regulator, which yields MDITFETSQVNLIPGIRSELAKELLKLGMKQKEISKILNITQPAVSQYISDKRGHGIKFNDQTMDLIKKFALELKEGRSTSTEVIQRTCRIILTRQSETGEIFSEGEGI from the coding sequence TTGGATATAACATTTGAAACCTCACAGGTAAATCTCATACCGGGAATCAGATCTGAACTTGCTAAAGAGTTACTTAAACTGGGCATGAAACAGAAAGAGATTTCCAAGATACTTAACATTACTCAGCCTGCTGTTTCTCAGTATATTAGTGATAAGCGAGGTCATGGTATTAAATTCAATGACCAGACCATGGATTTGATCAAAAAATTTGCTTTAGAACTTAAGGAAGGTAGATCAACATCCACCGAGGTTATTCAAAGAACCTGTAGGATTATTTTAACCCGCCAATCAGAAACTGGGGAAATATTTTCTGAAGGTGAAGGTATTTAA
- the cysE gene encoding serine O-acetyltransferase, with protein MFDRIREDMNMVRMRDPAARSTLEIFFCYPGLWAIWFHGLSQWFWNHKLLFLGRFTSAISRFLTGIEIHPGATLGRRIFIDHGMGVVIGETAEVGSDVLIYQGVVLGGTSLERKKRHPTIKDGVVIGSGAKIIGNITIGSCSKVGAGSVVLNSIPDGATCVGIPGKVVQEMRKCAIDLEHGTLPDPVAEVIDFILKRQEEMENNIQKLGISSEIMKDNKFISKKTNLEEIFSEGGGI; from the coding sequence ATGTTTGACCGGATAAGAGAGGATATGAATATGGTTCGTATGAGGGATCCTGCTGCCAGGAGCACCCTGGAAATATTTTTCTGTTATCCGGGATTATGGGCAATATGGTTCCATGGTCTATCCCAATGGTTCTGGAACCATAAATTATTATTTTTAGGAAGATTTACCTCCGCCATATCCCGTTTTTTAACTGGTATAGAAATTCATCCCGGAGCCACCCTGGGCCGCCGAATATTTATTGATCACGGTATGGGTGTGGTTATTGGTGAAACTGCAGAAGTAGGCAGTGACGTCTTAATTTATCAGGGTGTGGTACTGGGAGGCACCAGCTTAGAGAGGAAAAAAAGACATCCTACCATAAAGGACGGAGTGGTAATTGGTTCAGGTGCAAAGATTATTGGAAACATTACCATTGGGAGTTGTTCTAAAGTAGGAGCAGGATCTGTTGTTTTGAATTCAATTCCAGATGGTGCTACATGTGTAGGTATCCCAGGAAAAGTGGTTCAGGAAATGCGAAAATGTGCTATTGACCTGGAACATGGAACCCTTCCGGATCCTGTGGCAGAAGTTATTGATTTCATTTTAAAACGACAAGAAGAGATGGAAAATAACATACAGAAATTGGGAATAAGTTCTGAAATAATGAAGGACAATAAATTTATCAGCAAAAAAACTAATCTGGAAGAAATATTTTCAGAAGGGGGAGGCATATAA